Proteins encoded within one genomic window of Candidatus Nanoarchaeia archaeon:
- a CDS encoding PEP-utilizing enzyme, producing the protein MNWKDVPEIRVSDVFNERILKNRNWYEKSWGGVLHPLFIVGYGVVPLLNQRVKDSFPIGICFVHNDKMRWLWDTRDIERIRVRILNLLSDNPSSVYGWVDAWKQDWKEFIAVCSALEKTSLQELTDAELSAAYEQLVDAYIQESSLPYLTDSFLASGKTDWLVDMITEEIQDKVSKENIASTLACLTAPVHTSFSQDERISLLSLAEKLIRKKDTREVLNTCNSEAVLRSVKKYPSLLKLLSDHVSHFYWVENSYYEAPFLDESYFLKTICELSKTSDILSSYRKEAGLCLENKKRKQALYKKLKISERLRSIITLSEDFSKWQDTRKSCVFRVNHFIFRILDEMASRLKLPPAELYYTIPSELQSVFLDRKYDRKKLQLRRSEGCAFAFTAKGWRLFEGKEYRGIDQDIFFGNPGQRKVLKGVPASPGSAKGTVRVVFKPHELRNVKKGEIIVTNNTTPDFVPAMRRAAAVITEQGGITSHAAVVSRELKIPCIIGIKQVTYILEDGDLVEVDASHGVVKILKKSR; encoded by the coding sequence ATGAACTGGAAGGACGTCCCGGAAATCCGCGTATCTGATGTTTTCAACGAACGCATTCTTAAGAACCGAAACTGGTACGAGAAAAGCTGGGGCGGAGTCCTCCATCCTCTCTTTATTGTGGGATATGGTGTTGTCCCCCTGCTAAATCAAAGGGTTAAGGATAGCTTTCCCATCGGAATCTGTTTTGTCCATAATGATAAGATGCGGTGGTTGTGGGACACCCGAGATATTGAGAGAATACGGGTTCGTATTTTGAACCTTCTTTCCGATAATCCCTCTTCTGTTTATGGTTGGGTTGATGCATGGAAGCAAGATTGGAAGGAATTCATTGCAGTGTGCTCTGCTCTTGAAAAAACTTCATTGCAAGAACTGACTGATGCAGAGCTCTCTGCAGCCTATGAGCAGCTTGTTGATGCATATATTCAAGAGAGCAGCCTTCCCTATCTGACAGACTCTTTCCTTGCTTCCGGAAAAACAGACTGGCTTGTAGATATGATCACAGAGGAAATACAGGATAAGGTTTCTAAAGAAAATATTGCTTCAACTCTGGCTTGCCTTACAGCTCCTGTGCATACCTCCTTTTCCCAGGATGAGCGCATAAGCCTCTTATCATTGGCAGAAAAATTAATTCGTAAAAAAGATACCAGGGAGGTCCTTAACACATGCAACTCCGAAGCCGTTCTTCGTTCTGTTAAGAAATACCCTTCCTTGCTCAAACTCCTCAGTGATCATGTTTCGCATTTCTATTGGGTTGAAAACAGTTACTATGAAGCCCCTTTCCTTGACGAATCCTATTTCCTCAAGACTATCTGCGAACTTTCCAAGACCTCTGATATCCTTTCTTCCTATCGTAAAGAGGCAGGGCTCTGCTTGGAGAACAAAAAGCGCAAGCAGGCCTTATACAAAAAATTAAAAATATCTGAAAGGCTCAGGTCCATCATAACCCTGTCAGAAGATTTTTCTAAATGGCAGGATACAAGAAAATCATGCGTGTTCCGTGTCAATCACTTTATCTTTAGGATACTGGATGAGATGGCAAGCCGCCTGAAGCTGCCTCCTGCGGAACTCTATTATACCATCCCATCCGAACTTCAATCTGTTTTTCTGGATAGGAAGTATGACCGAAAGAAACTGCAGCTGCGGAGATCAGAAGGCTGCGCGTTTGCCTTTACAGCTAAGGGCTGGAGGCTGTTTGAGGGAAAAGAATACCGGGGAATCGACCAGGATATCTTCTTTGGAAACCCCGGTCAAAGAAAAGTCCTCAAAGGAGTTCCTGCATCTCCCGGAAGCGCCAAAGGAACCGTACGTGTTGTGTTTAAGCCCCATGAACTCAGGAACGTGAAAAAAGGAGAGATTATTGTCACCAACAACACTACTCCTGATTTTGTTCCTGCGATGAGGAGGGCTGCTGCAGTGATTACCGAGCAGGGCGGCATCACCTCCCATGCAGCGGTTGTTTCAAGAGAGCTGAAAATCCCATGCATTATCGGGATCAAGCAGGTTACGTATATATTGGAGGATGGGGATCTGGTTGAGGTGGATGCAAGCCATGGTGTTGTAAAAATACTGAAGAAATCCCGATAA
- a CDS encoding PEP-utilizing enzyme — protein sequence MKKNELKKKVLRFRWEWWAERPFGAFILSLFKEGQTRSYMQKIGVDAQWPAMLFQNGCWYKSEEVWDLFENQLTGYLSDGGSVFQITRGCELYGEHSKKQIQKLIKADMTPRKKLQELHNVLALDIAFVWVTHGLEHLYKKRLYNEIPKYFSGDVEKFIGDASIPAKKNAHYYLEKSLRSKQSLKSVQRRFGWIKARDGFSDPYTIQELAAERKRLIVADPAHIRRIKVPEELKPLVDITKELVYLRTLRTDLLYELLFISRPILKEIANVYGIPFKELRDYSIHDLISAKPRKYPKQVTAISFGKNFFFFDAPILKGDIESIKDLNQLSGTIANRGIAIGKAKIVKTAYEISKVNRGDILLAPTTAPSYIIGMKKAAAFVTDEGGLPLMQRLSLEKRGNRASSEPSTQHISLRTATLSK from the coding sequence ATGAAAAAAAACGAACTTAAAAAGAAGGTGCTGCGATTTCGCTGGGAATGGTGGGCGGAGAGGCCCTTTGGAGCATTTATCTTGTCGTTGTTTAAAGAGGGCCAAACCCGGTCGTATATGCAAAAAATTGGAGTTGATGCTCAATGGCCTGCAATGCTTTTCCAGAATGGCTGTTGGTATAAGAGCGAAGAAGTGTGGGATTTGTTCGAAAATCAGTTGACAGGATACCTATCCGACGGTGGATCTGTTTTTCAGATTACAAGAGGCTGCGAGTTATATGGGGAACATTCCAAAAAACAAATTCAGAAACTTATCAAGGCTGATATGACTCCGCGAAAAAAGCTCCAAGAATTACACAATGTCCTTGCACTGGATATTGCTTTTGTGTGGGTGACTCATGGGCTCGAGCATTTGTATAAAAAAAGGCTATACAATGAAATTCCTAAATATTTCAGCGGAGACGTTGAAAAGTTTATTGGTGATGCCAGCATTCCAGCAAAAAAGAATGCCCATTACTACCTTGAGAAATCCTTGCGCAGCAAACAAAGCCTTAAAAGCGTGCAAAGACGTTTTGGCTGGATAAAAGCGAGGGACGGATTTTCTGATCCATACACTATCCAGGAACTCGCAGCTGAAAGAAAGCGTTTAATCGTTGCGGATCCTGCGCATATCCGAAGAATAAAGGTTCCAGAGGAACTTAAGCCTTTAGTAGATATTACAAAGGAACTCGTTTATTTGCGGACATTGCGCACCGATCTCCTCTACGAGTTGCTATTCATAAGCAGGCCTATTCTTAAAGAAATCGCGAATGTGTACGGAATCCCCTTTAAGGAGCTTAGAGATTACTCAATCCACGATTTAATCTCAGCCAAGCCGAGGAAGTATCCAAAGCAGGTTACAGCAATCAGCTTTGGTAAGAATTTCTTTTTTTTTGATGCGCCTATCCTTAAGGGTGATATAGAAAGTATCAAAGACCTGAACCAGCTTTCTGGAACAATCGCTAATCGGGGCATTGCTATAGGAAAGGCAAAAATTGTAAAGACTGCTTATGAAATCAGCAAGGTGAATCGTGGGGATATCCTATTAGCCCCAACTACTGCTCCTTCTTACATTATTGGGATGAAGAAGGCTGCGGCATTTGTAACAGATGAAGGGGGATTACCTCTCATGCAGCGATTATCGCTCGAGAAACGGGGAAACCGTGCATCATCGGAACCAAGCACGCAACACATATCTTTAAGGACGGCGACCTTATCGAAGTAG
- a CDS encoding nucleotidyltransferase domain-containing protein, with protein MIKKTELIAVAFSFLSFVFREPYQKGIRRIILYGSVARNEFDEGSDIDLFFDCGNEAETKKLVSRALAKFYASQEWGKWKLKGITNEIQPMVGSLEEWDLKQSAEKEGVQLYSSTAAPHLMKYYLFSFSALTPLSRRNRVIRRLFGRKGYNQAGIVERYGGSKITPRSFLIPQDGVKEATTVLSKEKAEFSFKEVWM; from the coding sequence TTGATTAAGAAAACCGAGCTCATAGCTGTTGCATTTTCCTTCCTAAGCTTTGTTTTCCGGGAGCCTTACCAAAAAGGTATCCGCAGGATTATCCTCTATGGATCTGTGGCAAGGAATGAGTTTGATGAGGGAAGCGATATTGATCTCTTTTTTGACTGCGGCAATGAGGCTGAAACAAAAAAGCTTGTCAGCAGGGCTCTCGCCAAGTTCTATGCTTCCCAAGAGTGGGGCAAATGGAAGTTAAAGGGAATCACCAACGAGATCCAGCCCATGGTTGGCTCATTGGAGGAATGGGACCTGAAGCAAAGCGCTGAGAAGGAAGGCGTCCAGCTCTACTCTTCTACTGCTGCGCCGCACCTTATGAAATACTACTTATTTTCCTTTTCTGCTCTTACTCCTCTTTCCAGAAGAAACCGGGTTATCCGCAGGCTTTTTGGGAGAAAAGGATATAACCAAGCCGGGATTGTGGAGCGCTACGGAGGAAGCAAGATTACTCCAAGATCTTTTCTTATCCCCCAAGATGGAGTAAAGGAGGCAACAACAGTACTATCCAAGGAGAAGGCAGAATTCAGCTTCAAAGAGGTGTGGATGTGA
- a CDS encoding PEP-utilizing enzyme — MNNDWYEGAARELSFFTTTEIIKAYTSMQKKYGIAFYSVLFHSKKGVLRMIRKKSELNAIIDFIEHQSEEFVIGQFKKALSLYEKLKKALQKKALTQGKFQKVISLCEELWAYNMFCIYFTYATERKRVKEISGRNYALVAKVRNEICNVLILERFLRHQKIDLSELNGREIQLYLDKKELPDEKELKERREEYLIFMQDLKATRIPRSKIQSTLIHYIEDADYTHLRELKGIVAFKGNVSGPARIILRKKDLHLLKKGEILVTLSTSPDFVPYLLKSVGIVTDYGGVVSHAAIIAREEKIPCIVGTKIATKVFKNGDFVEVDANKGVVRKIK; from the coding sequence ATGAATAATGACTGGTATGAGGGAGCTGCAAGAGAACTTTCTTTCTTCACAACGACAGAGATTATCAAAGCTTACACTTCTATGCAGAAGAAATATGGCATTGCTTTCTATAGTGTCTTGTTCCACAGCAAGAAAGGAGTTCTTCGGATGATTCGGAAGAAGTCGGAATTAAATGCAATAATTGATTTTATTGAACATCAATCTGAAGAATTCGTTATTGGACAGTTTAAGAAGGCGCTCTCCTTATACGAGAAACTGAAGAAGGCACTTCAAAAAAAGGCACTGACTCAAGGAAAGTTTCAGAAAGTCATCTCTTTATGTGAAGAACTCTGGGCCTACAATATGTTCTGCATCTATTTCACCTACGCTACAGAGAGAAAAAGAGTCAAAGAAATATCTGGCAGAAACTATGCCCTTGTTGCAAAAGTAAGAAATGAAATCTGTAATGTGTTGATATTGGAGCGCTTCTTACGGCATCAAAAGATTGACTTATCTGAACTGAATGGAAGAGAGATCCAACTCTATCTCGACAAGAAAGAACTTCCTGATGAGAAGGAGTTAAAGGAACGAAGAGAAGAATATCTTATATTCATGCAGGATCTAAAGGCAACAAGGATACCTAGATCAAAGATACAGTCTACCCTTATACACTATATTGAGGATGCTGATTATACCCATCTACGAGAACTGAAAGGCATAGTGGCATTCAAGGGAAACGTTTCCGGGCCTGCCAGGATAATACTGAGAAAAAAGGATCTTCATTTGTTGAAGAAGGGGGAAATCCTTGTTACGTTAAGCACAAGTCCTGATTTTGTTCCCTACCTCCTAAAATCAGTAGGCATCGTCACAGATTACGGAGGGGTTGTGAGCCATGCAGCTATCATCGCCAGAGAGGAAAAAATACCCTGTATTGTTGGAACTAAGATAGCTACTAAGGTCTTTAAGAATGGCGACTTCGTTGAGGTGGATGCAAATAAAGGAGTGGTGAGGAAGATTAAATGA
- a CDS encoding coproporphyrinogen-III oxidase family protein produces the protein MTIDRAIITKVAPFRGVEKYSFVVEYPPPIIRPTVEANDVLRKPSIGLYVHIPDCPYICDFCSFYKLKRLSENERDRYVNAVQKELGIYLERSDLGDRTVSSLFFGGGTPTRLSTRQFSQLLGYIRHKLLFNEDAEITSESTPDTLNDAILLTMIQGGINRLSIGVQDFHDEVLAARHRGHTGQEAIDSYHRARKHGFERINIDLMYRLPKQTLGLWDETLCIIGDLKPDYVTLYHLRKERRTTLSKRNESLFPSKEEAMEMYIRALEFLIDTGYIQISPNQFALPQKEFRQQEQKWHFGSELIGLGASAYSWFNGFTYRNVGRFGENMRKSLEDYISRIESGSLAVESGERLTAEEQMIRFAVFGIKTSGINKPSGGIDKKLFFDRFGVPIDIPLGDKIEDLKNKGLLEKDEDVIRLSLGGLIIAEEIAAMFYSSKVNRRLEELGNKFGRDGL, from the coding sequence ATGACAATAGATAGAGCCATAATAACCAAAGTAGCACCTTTTAGGGGTGTTGAAAAATATAGTTTCGTTGTAGAATATCCCCCACCAATTATCAGACCAACTGTTGAAGCAAATGATGTCCTGAGAAAACCATCTATTGGATTGTATGTCCATATACCCGATTGCCCTTATATTTGTGACTTTTGCTCTTTCTACAAACTGAAACGATTAAGTGAGAATGAACGAGATAGATATGTTAATGCCGTTCAGAAAGAATTAGGTATATATTTAGAAAGAAGTGATTTAGGAGATAGAACAGTAAGCAGTTTGTTCTTTGGAGGCGGAACCCCAACCCGACTAAGCACAAGACAGTTTTCTCAACTACTCGGTTATATTCGACATAAATTATTATTTAATGAAGATGCAGAGATTACCTCAGAATCAACGCCAGACACCTTAAATGATGCAATACTATTAACAATGATTCAAGGTGGTATAAATCGTCTTAGTATAGGCGTTCAAGATTTTCACGATGAAGTATTGGCTGCAAGACACAGAGGACATACAGGACAAGAGGCCATTGATTCTTATCATAGGGCAAGGAAACATGGTTTTGAAAGAATTAACATCGATTTAATGTACCGATTACCAAAACAAACACTAGGATTATGGGATGAAACTCTATGTATAATCGGAGATTTAAAACCGGATTATGTTACTTTATATCATTTAAGAAAAGAAAGAAGAACAACTCTTAGCAAAAGAAATGAGTCTCTCTTTCCATCAAAAGAAGAGGCAATGGAAATGTATATTCGAGCATTAGAATTTTTAATTGATACAGGATACATCCAAATTTCCCCAAATCAATTTGCATTGCCGCAAAAGGAATTTAGACAGCAAGAACAAAAATGGCATTTTGGTTCTGAGTTAATTGGATTGGGAGCTTCTGCATATTCTTGGTTTAATGGTTTTACTTATAGGAATGTTGGAAGATTTGGAGAAAATATGAGAAAAAGTCTTGAAGATTATATATCAAGAATTGAATCAGGGAGTTTAGCTGTTGAATCTGGAGAGCGATTGACAGCAGAAGAGCAAATGATAAGATTTGCTGTTTTTGGAATTAAAACAAGTGGCATAAATAAACCATCAGGAGGGATAGATAAAAAATTATTTTTTGACAGATTTGGTGTTCCGATAGATATTCCGCTTGGAGATAAAATTGAAGATTTAAAAAATAAAGGACTATTAGAAAAAGATGAAGATGTAATTCGGTTAAGCTTAGGCGGATTAATAATCGCCGAAGAGATTGCAGCAATGTTTTATTCCAGTAAGGTTAATAGGAGATTAGAAGAGTTAGGCAACAAATTTGGGAGAGATGGATTATAG